A genomic region of Columba livia isolate bColLiv1 breed racing homer chromosome 24, bColLiv1.pat.W.v2, whole genome shotgun sequence contains the following coding sequences:
- the JAM3 gene encoding junctional adhesion molecule C, with protein MAFRRPELLLILLLPLLGGRLLAVELTSSNTKPVVQEFQSVELSCIIKSTVTPDPRIEWKKIRDGETSYVFFDNKMQGDFATRAEILSRTSLVIKNTTRMDTATYRCEVAAPSDTKTIDEINIQLTVQVKPMTPRCTVPKAVPVGKTASLHCHENEGYPKSTYSWYRNSEPLSPDAKSNAKFQNSSYTLNPTTGTLVFHAVHKGDTGRYSCIATNDAGFAKCEEQEMEVYDLNIGGIIGGVLVVLAVLVLITLGICCAYRRGYFANSKESGESYKTPAKPDGVNYIRTDDEGDFRHKSSFVI; from the exons GCGGCAGACTCTTGGCTGTGGAGCTGACATCCAGCAACACCAAGCCCGTGGTGCAGGAATTCCAGA GTGTTGAGCTGTCCTGCATCATTAAATCCACCGTAACGCCAGATCCCAGAATCGAGTGGAAGAAAATCCGAGATGGTGAAACCTCCTACGTATTTTTCGACAATAAAATGCAGG GAGACTTCGCGACTCGTGCAGAAATTCTGAGCCGGACGTCGCTGGTGATTAAAAACACCACCCGGATGGACACTGCCACGTACCGCTGCGAAGTGGCAGCGCCTTCTGATACTAAAACCATAGATGAGATTAATATCCAGCTCACAGTCCAAG TGAAGCCTATGACTCCTAGATGCACCGTGCCTAAAGCTGTACCCGTGGGCAAGACGGCCTCTCTGCACTGCCACGAGAACGAAGGTTACCCCAAGTCCACTTACAGCTGGTACCGCAACAGCGAACCTTTATCACCAGACGCAAAATCAAACGCCAAATTCCAGAATTCCTCCTACACCTTGAACCCCACCACTGGCACTCTG GTTTTCCATGCGGTGCACAAAGGCGACACAGGCCGGTACTCCTGCATAGCAACCAACGATGCTGGCTTTGCCAAGTGTGAGGAGCAGGAGATGGAAGTCT ATGACCTCAATATCGGTGGGATAATTGGTGGAGTCCTGGTGGTGCTGGCGGTTTTGGTGCTCATCACGCTCGGTATCTGCTGCGCCTACAGAAGGGGTTACTTTGCAAACAGCAAAGAGAGCGGGGAGAG CTACAAGACTCCAGCAAAACCTGATGGCGTTAACTATATCCGGACAGATGATGAG GGTGACTTCAGGCACAAGTCTTCGTTTGTCATCTAA